The nucleotide window GGGCCTGATCGCGGCGGACGCGCGCGTGCCGGCGCTTTCGGCGGCCCTGGCGCAGGCGGGCCTGCCGTACCTCGACCCCGGCCAGGAGACGACGCCCGCGGCGCGGCTCACGCTGGTGCCGGCGTCGCTCGCCAAGGGGCTGGAGTACGACTACGTGGTCCTGGACGAACCCCGGGCGGTCGTGTCCGGGGAACCGGACGAGCGGACGGGGCTGCGGCGCCTGTACGTCGCCCTGACCCGAGCGGTCTCGGGCCTGATCGTGGCCCACGCGAGCGCCTTGCCGGCCCAGCTGGCGCGGTAGGCCGCGTCCCCGCCGGGGGCCCGGGGGTCAGTCGAGGGCGTGGTGGGCCAGGACGTGGTCCGCCGTCTGGTGGAGGGACTGGCCGTGCTGGAAGGCGTGTGCGCGCATCCGGGCCAGGGCGTCGTCCGGGAGCAGCTGCTTGATCTCGGCGAGGACACCGGCGGCCATGTGGACGCTGGGCGGATAGCCCTGCGGGCCGGGCCGGGTGGGGCGGTGCTCGGCGGTCAGCAGGTGGGGGTGTTCGTCGAACGCGAGCAGGGTGAGGATGCGGGCGTAGGAGCCGGCCCGCGCCTTGTGCCGGTCCGTGAGGAGGCCGGGCGCGGCCCGGTAGAGGTCCACGGCGCCGATGCACAGGTGCCCGAGGGACAGCGGCAGGGCCGTCACGGAGCGCATCCCCTGCTCGGCCGCGGCGTGGGTGAACGCCGGCCACCGGCCGAACGCCTGGTGCAGGTCCGCCTCTTCGATCAGGGTGCGCTGCACGTAGGCGTCGGTGCAGGGCCCTTCTCCGGTGGTGAGCTGGGCGTCCTCCATACGCCGGGCGCGCTCGTCGGTGGCGTGGCCCATGACGCGCAGTTCGCCGGCGACGACCAGGCTCACGCCGAGGCTGTCGACGTCCAGGTCCGCCGCGCAGGCCCGGGCGGCGGTGGCGAGGCTGATGCCGCCTTCCGCGGCGCCGATACGGCGCCAGGCGGC belongs to Streptomyces sp. V3I8 and includes:
- a CDS encoding ANTAR domain-containing protein, which translates into the protein MDDDDHAAAWRRIGAAEGGISLATAARACAADLDVDSLGVSLVVAGELRVMGHATDERARRMEDAQLTTGEGPCTDAYVQRTLIEEADLHQAFGRWPAFTHAAAEQGMRSVTALPLSLGHLCIGAVDLYRAAPGLLTDRHKARAGSYARILTLLAFDEHPHLLTAEHRPTRPGPQGYPPSVHMAAGVLAEIKQLLPDDALARMRAHAFQHGQSLHQTADHVLAHHALD